From a single Candidatus Fusobacterium pullicola genomic region:
- the cobM gene encoding precorrin-4 C(11)-methyltransferase — MEKVFFIGAGPGDPELITVKGQRIVKEADIIIYAGSLVPKEVIDCHKEGAEIYNSASMTLEEVMEITIEGAKRGKKVARVHTGDPAIFGAHREQMDILDEHGIEYEVIPGVSSFLASAAAVKKEFTLPSISQTVICTRLEGRTPVPEKESLESLATHRASMAIFLSVHMIGEVVKRLATSYPMTTPIAVVQRASWPDEKIVMGTLETIEQQVKEAGISKTAQILVGDFLGDVYEKSKLYDKTFTHEFRKGVE; from the coding sequence ATGGAAAAAGTTTTCTTTATAGGAGCTGGACCTGGAGACCCAGAATTAATAACTGTTAAAGGGCAAAGAATTGTAAAAGAGGCAGATATTATAATATATGCTGGTTCATTAGTGCCAAAAGAGGTAATAGATTGTCATAAAGAGGGAGCAGAAATTTACAATTCAGCTTCGATGACATTAGAAGAGGTTATGGAAATTACAATTGAAGGAGCAAAGAGAGGTAAAAAGGTAGCTAGAGTTCATACAGGGGACCCAGCTATTTTTGGAGCACATAGAGAACAGATGGATATCTTAGATGAGCATGGAATAGAGTATGAAGTAATTCCTGGAGTAAGCTCTTTCTTAGCTTCTGCTGCTGCGGTAAAAAAAGAGTTTACTCTTCCTTCAATATCTCAAACTGTAATATGTACAAGGTTAGAGGGAAGAACACCTGTTCCTGAAAAAGAGTCTTTAGAAAGCTTAGCAACTCATAGAGCTTCTATGGCAATTTTTCTATCTGTACATATGATAGGAGAAGTAGTAAAAAGATTGGCTACCTCATATCCTATGACAACACCAATAGCTGTTGTTCAAAGAGCTAGTTGGCCTGATGAAAAAATTGTTATGGGAACTTTAGAAACTATAGAACAACAAGTAAAAGAGGCTGGAATATCTAAAACAGCTCAAATCTTAGTTGGAGATTTTCTAGGTGATGTATATGAAAAATCTAAACTATATGATAAGACATTCACTCATGAGTTTAGAAAGGGAGTAGAATAG
- the cobI gene encoding precorrin-2 C(20)-methyltransferase: MTNKFYGIGVGVGDPEQITIKAVNTLKKLDVVIVPEAKKAEGSTAYEIAKEYLKEDIEIVFMEFPMLKNPLDRIEGRKFNTRVIEKLLDEGKNIGFLTIGDSMTYSTYVYLLENMQDKYKSQVETIPGISSFADMSSRFNFPIVMGDESLKIVSLNENTDIEKELAESENIVFMKVMRNFEKLREALIKTNNMNNIIMVSNSGKDTEKVFYDISQLTKEDIPYFTTMIYKKGGFEEWKKFSL, encoded by the coding sequence ATGACAAATAAATTTTATGGTATAGGTGTAGGGGTAGGAGACCCAGAGCAAATAACTATTAAGGCTGTAAATACTCTAAAAAAATTAGATGTAGTAATAGTCCCAGAAGCTAAGAAAGCTGAAGGAAGTACAGCATATGAGATTGCTAAAGAGTATTTAAAAGAGGATATAGAGATAGTATTTATGGAATTTCCAATGTTAAAAAATCCATTGGATAGAATAGAAGGAAGAAAGTTTAATACAAGAGTAATCGAAAAGTTACTTGATGAGGGAAAAAATATAGGATTTCTTACAATAGGAGATTCAATGACATATAGTACATATGTATACCTATTAGAAAATATGCAAGATAAATATAAATCACAAGTGGAAACTATTCCGGGAATTTCCTCTTTTGCTGATATGTCATCAAGATTTAATTTCCCAATAGTTATGGGAGATGAATCGTTAAAAATAGTATCACTTAATGAAAATACAGATATTGAAAAAGAGTTAGCTGAGAGTGAAAATATTGTTTTTATGAAAGTTATGAGAAATTTCGAAAAATTAAGAGAAGCACTGATAAAAACAAATAATATGAATAATATCATAATGGTATCAAATAGTGGAAAGGATACAGAGAAAGTTTTTTATGATATATCTCAACTTACTAAAGAAGATATCCCATATTTTACTACAATGATTTATAAAAAGGGAGGTTTTGAAGAATGGAAAAAGTTTTCTTTATAG
- the cbiG gene encoding cobalt-precorrin 5A hydrolase produces the protein MKLAIWSVTRGASEVAIDIGEKLGGDIYTLKKFQFKNTIQIENFNTELENKFDSYDGHIFIMATGIVVRKIAPLIKSKDIDPAVLVIDEGKNFVISLLSGHIGGANDLTYRIANSCSLLPIITTSSDVTGKIAIDTLAQKLNCEMESLKKAKELTALIVDNKRVDILLPQNVKFNKSDEADGIVIVSNKKNIDVMRLYPRNLIIGIGCRRGTQKSEIRKALNEVMEKHNLAYESIKKFSTVDIKADEEGLIEFVRELDKELEIISRDKILSIENMFVGSEFVKKQIGVSCVSEPCALLASNRDGKFLEQKFIYNGITISIYEEKFGDE, from the coding sequence ATGAAACTAGCTATATGGAGTGTAACAAGAGGAGCTAGTGAAGTAGCTATTGATATTGGAGAGAAGTTGGGAGGAGATATCTACACTCTTAAAAAATTTCAATTTAAAAATACTATACAGATTGAAAATTTTAATACTGAGCTAGAAAACAAGTTCGATAGTTATGATGGACATATTTTTATTATGGCAACTGGAATAGTAGTTAGAAAAATAGCCCCTCTCATTAAAAGTAAAGATATAGACCCCGCTGTTCTTGTGATAGATGAGGGAAAAAACTTTGTAATCTCTCTTCTATCTGGACATATTGGTGGAGCCAATGATTTAACATATAGGATTGCTAATTCTTGCTCTCTTCTCCCTATAATAACCACTAGTTCAGATGTTACAGGAAAGATAGCTATAGATACATTGGCACAAAAACTAAATTGTGAGATGGAATCTCTAAAAAAAGCTAAAGAGCTAACGGCTCTAATAGTAGATAACAAAAGAGTAGACATACTTCTTCCACAGAATGTAAAATTTAACAAAAGTGATGAGGCTGATGGTATAGTTATTGTTTCGAACAAAAAAAATATAGATGTGATGAGATTATACCCTAGAAACCTAATTATTGGAATAGGATGTAGGAGGGGAACTCAAAAGAGTGAAATAAGAAAAGCATTAAATGAAGTAATGGAAAAACATAATCTTGCATATGAGAGTATTAAGAAATTTTCAACTGTGGATATTAAAGCCGATGAAGAAGGTTTGATTGAATTTGTTAGAGAGCTGGATAAGGAATTAGAAATCATATCTAGAGATAAAATTTTGAGTATAGAGAATATGTTTGTTGGCTCAGAGTTTGTAAAAAAGCAGATAGGAGTTTCATGTGTTTCTGAACCATGTGCTTTATTAGCTTCTAATAGAGATGGAAAATTTTTAGAACAAAAATTTATTTATAATGGAATAACAATATCAATTTATGAGGAGAAGTTTGGAGATGAATAA
- a CDS encoding amino acid ABC transporter permease: MEYLALLKDIFIGGERYKYILNGLAFSVGTTALAAIIGVALGIFIALLQLSHFYPFKHSEKWKKFNPLSKLAFAYVDLIRGTPAVVQLMILANLIFVGSLRDTPILVIAAISFGINSGAYVAEIIRAGIEGLDKGQMEAARALGMNYGQAMKEIIIPQAVKKILPALVSEFITLLKETSIVGFIGGVDLLRSANIITSQTYRGVEPLLAVGLIYLIMTAMFTKFMRGIEKGLKVSD, from the coding sequence ATGGAGTATTTAGCACTACTGAAAGATATTTTTATAGGAGGTGAGAGATATAAATATATATTAAATGGACTTGCCTTTTCTGTAGGAACAACAGCTTTGGCAGCTATAATAGGAGTTGCTCTAGGAATATTTATAGCTCTATTACAACTTTCACATTTTTATCCATTTAAACATAGTGAAAAATGGAAAAAATTTAACCCACTTTCAAAATTGGCCTTTGCTTATGTTGATTTAATAAGAGGAACACCAGCAGTGGTACAACTTATGATTTTAGCAAACTTAATATTTGTAGGAAGCTTAAGAGATACACCTATTTTAGTAATAGCTGCTATCTCATTTGGTATTAACTCTGGTGCTTATGTTGCTGAAATAATAAGAGCTGGAATAGAAGGATTAGATAAAGGACAAATGGAAGCTGCAAGAGCTTTAGGAATGAATTATGGTCAAGCTATGAAAGAGATAATTATACCTCAAGCTGTTAAGAAAATTTTACCAGCACTTGTAAGTGAATTTATAACTTTATTAAAAGAAACATCTATAGTTGGATTTATAGGTGGAGTTGACTTATTACGTTCGGCTAATATTATTACAAGTCAAACATATAGAGGTGTAGAACCACTATTAGCTGTAGGTCTTATCTATTTAATTATGACAGCTATGTTTACTAAATTTATGAGAGGAATAGAAAAGGGGTTGAAAGTAAGTGATTAA
- a CDS encoding basic amino acid ABC transporter substrate-binding protein, giving the protein MKKLLKKALIGIMVLSLSATALAKEKIYVGTNAEFPPFEYLENGKITGFDIELMNEIGKVLNADIKIQDMAFDGLLPALQLKKVDVVIAGMTATEERMKTVAFTQPYYTASQVIIVKEGDNSIKSFEDLKGKRVGVMLGFTGDTVVSEIEGVKIERFNAAYAGIMALKADKADAVVLDSEPAKNYVKQNPGLKLAEADAAKEEYAIAIRKNDKALLEKIEKALTEIKANGTYDKLIEKYFN; this is encoded by the coding sequence ATGAAAAAACTATTAAAAAAAGCTTTAATTGGAATAATGGTGCTATCTTTATCGGCTACAGCTTTAGCTAAAGAAAAAATATATGTTGGAACAAATGCTGAATTTCCTCCATTTGAATATTTAGAAAATGGAAAAATAACAGGATTTGATATTGAATTAATGAACGAGATTGGAAAAGTATTAAATGCTGATATAAAAATCCAGGATATGGCTTTTGATGGGTTATTACCAGCTTTACAATTAAAGAAAGTTGATGTTGTAATAGCAGGAATGACAGCTACTGAAGAGAGAATGAAAACAGTTGCATTTACACAACCTTATTATACAGCTAGTCAAGTTATAATAGTAAAAGAAGGAGATAACAGTATAAAATCTTTTGAGGACTTAAAAGGAAAAAGAGTTGGAGTTATGTTAGGATTTACTGGTGATACTGTTGTAAGTGAGATAGAAGGAGTTAAAATAGAAAGATTTAACGCTGCTTATGCTGGTATAATGGCTTTAAAAGCTGATAAGGCTGATGCTGTTGTTTTAGACTCTGAACCAGCTAAAAATTATGTAAAACAAAATCCAGGATTAAAATTAGCTGAGGCTGATGCAGCAAAAGAAGAGTACGCTATAGCTATAAGAAAAAACGATAAAGCTCTATTAGAAAAAATTGAAAAAGCTTTAACTGAAATAAAAGCAAATGGAACTTATGATAAATTAATAGAAAAATATTTTAACTAA
- a CDS encoding dicarboxylate/amino acid:cation symporter, whose amino-acid sequence MKKHSNTLAIKMSIALVLGIIAGFLCIFLREKVGVESGAWKFLNFLLFQDIGAKGGERAIGLFYIIGQLFINSLQLVIIPMVYTSITLAICHISDTRKLGRISYKTLGFFLVSSVLALTLAGFVGMALNMSGAFNIQIESGVNVVTGKTGSNPLLMIMQIVPNNIFAAFSQNGGVLAAVFLAVSTGLCINSLGDKTHYVKGFLQEINDIVIKFLSFVINTFGPIAIFVLLTRTFAAYGVEHLKPALIYVVSTTITLLLFLIFGYSLLIVASTRLSPLPFIRKASKVALFGFSTSSSAATLPLNTKTTVEELGVNEDIASFVLPLGMTTNMNGTAIMQVIAAVFVASTAGYELGLANIFVIGVLALIASVGTPAAPGAGAIVLFTILSGLGYVNDTAILTYSLILAINRPIEMLVTSLNVIGDSAASIYVAKSENMLNEETYNK is encoded by the coding sequence ATGAAAAAACACTCTAATACACTAGCTATTAAAATGAGTATAGCTCTAGTGTTAGGTATCATTGCTGGATTTTTATGTATCTTTTTAAGGGAAAAAGTAGGAGTAGAAAGTGGAGCTTGGAAATTTTTAAACTTCTTACTGTTCCAAGATATAGGAGCTAAAGGTGGAGAAAGAGCAATCGGTTTATTTTATATAATAGGACAACTATTTATAAATTCATTACAGTTAGTAATTATACCAATGGTATATACATCAATAACTCTTGCTATATGTCATATCAGTGATACAAGAAAACTAGGACGTATATCTTATAAAACTTTAGGATTCTTTTTAGTATCATCAGTATTAGCTTTAACTTTAGCTGGATTTGTTGGAATGGCTTTAAATATGTCTGGAGCTTTTAACATCCAAATTGAATCAGGTGTTAATGTAGTAACAGGAAAAACTGGAAGTAATCCACTTCTTATGATTATGCAAATAGTTCCAAATAATATATTTGCAGCGTTTTCACAAAATGGTGGAGTTTTAGCGGCTGTATTCTTAGCTGTATCTACTGGACTTTGTATTAATTCACTTGGGGATAAAACACACTATGTAAAAGGATTTTTACAAGAGATTAATGATATTGTTATAAAGTTTTTATCATTTGTTATAAATACTTTTGGACCAATAGCTATATTTGTTTTATTAACTAGAACATTTGCTGCTTACGGAGTAGAGCACTTAAAACCAGCTTTAATTTACGTAGTATCTACAACAATAACATTACTTTTATTCTTAATATTTGGATATTCACTTTTAATAGTAGCTTCAACAAGATTAAGTCCTTTACCATTTATAAGAAAAGCTTCTAAGGTAGCTTTATTTGGATTTTCTACATCTTCATCTGCAGCTACTTTACCATTAAATACAAAAACTACTGTAGAAGAACTTGGAGTTAATGAGGATATAGCTTCATTTGTACTTCCACTAGGAATGACTACTAATATGAATGGAACTGCTATTATGCAAGTTATTGCTGCAGTATTTGTGGCAAGTACAGCTGGATACGAGTTAGGACTTGCTAATATATTTGTTATTGGAGTTCTTGCACTAATAGCTTCAGTTGGAACACCAGCGGCACCTGGAGCTGGAGCAATAGTACTATTTACAATACTATCTGGACTTGGATATGTTAATGATACAGCAATACTTACTTATTCATTAATACTAGCTATTAATAGACCTATAGAGATGTTAGTAACTTCTCTAAATGTAATAGGAGATAGTGCTGCTAGTATATATGTGGCTAAGAGTGAAAATATGTTAAATGAAGAAACTTATAATAAATAA
- a CDS encoding cobalt-precorrin-6A reductase, protein MIWIIGGTKDSRDFLEKICPIRKDIIVTTATEYGGKLLENLPIKVISKKLTYSMMLEFVEENKIDMIVDLSHPYAVEVSQNALKVSSEKNIEYFRFEREEISLLPQKYKEFDNIATLINYLGGVEGRVLVTLGSNNIPYFSELKNLDNCYFRILPKWDMVKRCEDAGILPKNIIAMQGPFTKNMNKAMIEQYDIKYLVTKQAGDTGGEREKIEAADETGVEVVFLSRPNIIYPNLSNDIEILLKRVLKKP, encoded by the coding sequence ATGATTTGGATAATTGGTGGAACGAAAGATTCCAGAGATTTTCTTGAAAAAATTTGTCCGATAAGAAAAGATATAATAGTTACTACAGCTACAGAGTATGGAGGCAAGTTACTTGAAAATTTACCAATAAAAGTTATTAGTAAAAAACTCACTTATTCTATGATGTTAGAATTTGTTGAAGAGAATAAAATAGATATGATTGTAGATTTATCACATCCATATGCTGTAGAAGTTTCACAAAATGCCTTAAAAGTAAGTAGTGAAAAAAATATAGAATACTTTAGATTTGAAAGAGAGGAGATCTCTTTACTCCCTCAAAAATATAAGGAATTTGATAATATTGCTACTCTTATAAATTATTTAGGAGGAGTAGAGGGAAGGGTATTAGTTACATTAGGAAGTAATAATATCCCATACTTTTCTGAATTAAAAAATCTAGATAATTGTTATTTTAGGATTTTACCAAAATGGGATATGGTTAAGAGATGTGAAGATGCTGGTATTTTACCTAAAAATATAATAGCTATGCAAGGACCCTTTACTAAAAATATGAATAAAGCTATGATAGAACAGTACGATATTAAATATTTAGTAACAAAACAAGCTGGAGATACTGGAGGAGAAAGAGAAAAAATAGAAGCTGCTGATGAAACTGGAGTTGAAGTTGTATTTTTAAGTAGACCAAATATTATTTATCCTAATCTTAGTAATGATATAGAAATATTGTTAAAAAGGGTACTAAAAAAGCCTTAA
- a CDS encoding amino acid ABC transporter ATP-binding protein: protein MIKIEKLCKSYGNLEVLKGIDAKVNKGDIIAIIGPSGSGKSTFLRCINKLEEPTSGHIYIKDQDIMDEKTDINLIRQKVGMVFQHFNLFPHKTVMENLTLAPMKLKNISQEVAEKKALVLLEKVGLKDKASSYPNQLSGGQKQRIAIARALAMEPEIMLFDEPTSALDPEMIKEVLDVMRELAEEGMTMLIVTHEMGFAKNVANRIFFMDRGNILEDTTPNELFFNPKHERTQEFLNKVLNK, encoded by the coding sequence GTGATTAAGATTGAAAAATTATGTAAAAGTTATGGAAATTTAGAAGTATTAAAAGGAATAGATGCTAAGGTTAATAAAGGTGATATTATTGCTATTATTGGACCATCTGGAAGTGGAAAATCTACATTTTTAAGATGTATCAATAAATTGGAAGAACCAACAAGTGGACATATATATATAAAAGATCAAGATATAATGGATGAAAAAACTGATATAAATTTAATTCGTCAAAAAGTAGGGATGGTGTTTCAACACTTTAATCTATTTCCACATAAAACTGTTATGGAAAATTTAACATTAGCACCTATGAAATTAAAAAATATATCTCAAGAAGTTGCCGAGAAGAAAGCTCTTGTTTTACTTGAAAAAGTTGGACTTAAAGATAAAGCAAGTAGTTATCCAAACCAATTATCTGGAGGACAAAAACAAAGAATAGCTATTGCTAGAGCTTTAGCAATGGAGCCTGAAATAATGTTATTTGATGAACCTACATCAGCTCTAGACCCTGAAATGATAAAAGAGGTTCTAGATGTAATGAGAGAGTTAGCTGAAGAGGGAATGACAATGCTTATAGTAACTCATGAGATGGGATTTGCTAAAAATGTTGCAAATAGAATTTTCTTCATGGATAGAGGAAACATATTAGAGGATACTACTCCAAATGAATTATTCTTTAATCCTAAACATGAAAGAACACAAGAATTCTTAAATAAAGTATTAAATAAATAA
- a CDS encoding pyridoxal phosphate-dependent aminotransferase, with amino-acid sequence MKISNRAIEMNFSPIRKLIPLADEAEKRGIKVYKLNIGQPNIVTPDSFFEGLNNYKEKIVTYSDSKGILKLRESFVKSYKASGIDIDVDDILITQGGSEAILFTIMAICNEGEEILVPEPFYSNYSSFSAFSGAKVKPIPTTIENNFHLPSQEEIEKLITPKTRAIMFSNPVNPTGTVYTEEEIRMIGEIAKKYDLYIIADEVYRQFVYDDSPYTSVMKMEDLKDRVILVDSISKHYSACGARIGLIASKNHELMNYILKFCQARLCVSTIEQHAAANLINTMDSYFEDVRLKYKSRRDLMYGYLSKIPGVICSKPQGAFYIFAKLPVDNAEKFAKWLLTDYSYDGKTLLIAPGPGFYQTEGMGEQEVRFSFCTNVDDIENAMIVLRRALEEYNKK; translated from the coding sequence ATGAAGATATCCAATAGAGCAATAGAGATGAATTTTTCACCAATAAGAAAGTTGATACCTCTTGCAGATGAAGCAGAAAAAAGAGGAATTAAAGTATATAAATTAAATATAGGACAACCTAATATAGTAACACCAGATTCTTTTTTTGAAGGTTTAAATAACTATAAAGAAAAAATTGTTACATACTCAGATTCAAAAGGAATTTTAAAATTAAGAGAAAGTTTTGTAAAAAGTTATAAAGCTAGTGGAATTGATATAGATGTAGATGATATCTTAATTACACAAGGTGGTAGTGAAGCTATTTTATTTACAATTATGGCTATTTGCAATGAAGGTGAAGAGATACTAGTTCCAGAGCCTTTCTATTCAAATTATTCAAGTTTCTCAGCTTTTTCAGGAGCAAAGGTTAAGCCTATTCCTACTACTATAGAGAATAATTTCCATCTCCCTTCTCAAGAAGAGATAGAGAAATTAATTACACCTAAAACAAGAGCTATTATGTTTTCTAATCCAGTAAATCCAACTGGAACTGTTTATACAGAAGAAGAGATTAGAATGATTGGAGAAATAGCTAAAAAATATGATCTATATATAATAGCTGATGAAGTATATAGACAATTTGTATATGATGATAGCCCATATACATCAGTTATGAAGATGGAAGATTTAAAAGATAGAGTAATATTAGTAGATAGCATATCAAAACACTATAGTGCTTGTGGTGCTAGAATAGGGCTTATAGCTAGTAAAAATCATGAATTAATGAATTATATTTTAAAGTTTTGTCAAGCTAGACTATGTGTTTCTACAATTGAGCAACATGCTGCAGCAAACCTTATAAATACAATGGATAGCTATTTTGAGGATGTAAGATTAAAGTATAAAAGTAGAAGAGATCTAATGTATGGATATTTAAGTAAAATACCTGGTGTAATCTGTTCTAAGCCTCAAGGAGCTTTTTATATTTTTGCAAAACTTCCTGTAGATAATGCTGAAAAATTTGCTAAATGGTTATTAACGGATTACTCTTATGATGGAAAGACTCTACTTATAGCTCCTGGGCCAGGATTTTATCAAACAGAGGGCATGGGAGAGCAGGAAGTAAGATTTTCATTCTGTACAAATGTTGATGATATTGAAAATGCTATGATAGTTTTAAGAAGAGCTCTAGAGGAATATAATAAAAAATAA
- the cobJ gene encoding precorrin-3B C(17)-methyltransferase, whose translation MNKGKIYVVGIGPGNMEDISIRAYNTLKNVDIIAGYITYVDLVKDEFSEKEFYVSGMKKEIDRCEKVLELAKEGKKVALISSGDAGIYGMAGIMIEVALGSGIEVEIIPGITSSVAGASLVGAPLMHDQAIISLSDLLTDWEVITKRIDRASDGDFVISLYNPKSKGRTEQIVEAREIMLKYKAATTPVALLRHVGREDENYTLTTLEDMLNHEIDMFTVVIVGNSKTYVKDGKMITPRGYHL comes from the coding sequence ATGAATAAAGGAAAAATATATGTAGTAGGAATAGGTCCAGGAAATATGGAAGATATTAGTATTAGAGCATACAATACACTTAAAAATGTAGATATAATAGCTGGATATATTACTTATGTAGATTTAGTAAAAGATGAGTTTAGTGAAAAAGAGTTCTATGTCTCTGGAATGAAAAAAGAGATAGATAGATGTGAAAAAGTTCTAGAACTAGCTAAAGAAGGAAAAAAAGTTGCGTTAATCAGTAGTGGAGATGCAGGTATCTATGGAATGGCTGGTATAATGATAGAGGTAGCTTTAGGTAGTGGAATTGAAGTAGAAATCATACCTGGAATTACTTCATCAGTAGCAGGAGCTTCACTTGTAGGAGCACCTCTTATGCACGATCAAGCTATTATTAGTTTAAGTGATTTATTAACTGATTGGGAGGTTATCACTAAAAGAATAGATAGAGCTAGTGATGGAGATTTTGTTATATCTCTTTATAATCCAAAAAGTAAGGGAAGAACTGAGCAAATAGTAGAAGCTAGAGAGATTATGTTAAAGTATAAGGCTGCAACAACTCCCGTGGCACTATTAAGACATGTGGGTAGAGAGGATGAAAATTATACTTTAACAACTTTAGAAGATATGTTAAATCATGAGATTGATATGTTTACTGTTGTTATAGTTGGAAACTCAAAGACATATGTAAAAGATGGAAAAATGATAACTCCTAGAGGATATCATCTATGA
- a CDS encoding 2-phosphosulfolactate phosphatase has product MKIDVIDIAGNITQEKVKGKTAIIIDVLRATSVITTALANGVKAIYPYKDIESVLENSKKDTNPLLCGERKGIKIVGFDCGNSPLEYSKELIEGRNMYMTTSNGTRAIEKSAIGAERIYIASFLNIGRIVKQIIEDNKDIVIICSGTDDNFSLDDALCAGEIIKRVTKQKNIELSDIAIALKIIAENSKDIALTLTGTKHYEYLKSIGFIEDMKHCFTIDKYDILPFYKDGKILVKE; this is encoded by the coding sequence ATGAAAATAGATGTAATTGATATTGCTGGTAATATTACTCAAGAGAAAGTAAAAGGAAAAACAGCTATTATAATAGATGTTTTAAGAGCTACTAGTGTTATAACAACTGCTTTAGCAAATGGTGTAAAGGCTATATATCCATACAAAGATATTGAATCTGTTTTAGAAAATTCTAAGAAAGATACTAATCCTTTACTTTGTGGAGAAAGAAAGGGAATTAAAATAGTTGGATTTGATTGTGGTAATTCTCCGCTAGAATATTCAAAAGAGTTAATAGAAGGTAGAAATATGTATATGACTACTAGCAACGGAACAAGAGCAATAGAAAAAAGTGCCATTGGAGCAGAGAGAATATATATAGCATCTTTTTTAAATATAGGAAGAATAGTTAAACAAATTATAGAAGATAATAAAGATATAGTAATTATATGTTCTGGTACTGATGATAATTTTTCGTTGGATGATGCACTTTGTGCTGGAGAAATAATCAAAAGAGTAACTAAACAAAAAAATATAGAATTATCTGATATAGCTATAGCATTAAAAATTATAGCAGAAAATTCTAAAGATATAGCCTTAACTTTAACTGGAACTAAACACTATGAGTATTTGAAATCTATCGGTTTTATAGAAGATATGAAACATTGTTTTACAATAGATAAATATGATATTTTACCATTTTATAAAGATGGTAAAATATTAGTAAAGGAGTAG
- a CDS encoding TIGR01212 family radical SAM protein (This family includes YhcC from E. coli K-12, an uncharacterized radical SAM protein.), translating to MKRYNSLDNYFKLTFGKKIYKVSLDGGFTCPNRDGKLSKKGCIFCSERGSGDFAGKRGDEIYNQIEEQLKLIEKKFPEGEVIAYFQNFTNTYADVNYLREIYTRALSHPRVVGLAIATRPDCLGEDVLDLLDELNKKYFIWIELGLQTINEEVARRINRQYPLQTYIDATKKLNERKIKFVTHIIVGLPYEDEEDPLKTAVFAEECGTWGVKIHLLHVIKNTILEELYNRNELKLQKKDEYVKKIVKILANLSYNIVIHRVTGDGDKNSLIGPLWSLNKRDVLNSIDKLMKEENVTQGSMKK from the coding sequence ATGAAAAGATATAATAGTTTAGATAATTATTTTAAATTAACTTTTGGAAAAAAAATATATAAAGTTTCTCTTGACGGAGGCTTTACTTGCCCTAATAGAGATGGAAAATTAAGTAAAAAAGGGTGTATATTTTGTAGTGAAAGAGGTAGTGGAGATTTTGCTGGAAAACGTGGAGATGAAATATATAATCAAATTGAAGAACAATTAAAATTAATAGAAAAGAAATTTCCAGAAGGTGAAGTTATAGCTTATTTTCAAAATTTTACAAATACATATGCTGATGTAAATTATTTGAGAGAGATTTATACAAGAGCCTTATCTCATCCTAGAGTGGTTGGACTGGCTATTGCTACTAGACCAGATTGTTTAGGAGAGGATGTATTAGATTTGTTAGATGAATTAAATAAAAAATATTTTATTTGGATAGAATTAGGATTACAAACTATAAATGAAGAGGTAGCTAGAAGAATTAATCGTCAATATCCATTGCAAACTTATATAGATGCTACTAAAAAATTAAATGAAAGAAAAATTAAGTTTGTAACTCATATTATTGTTGGACTTCCTTATGAAGATGAAGAAGACCCACTGAAAACAGCTGTATTTGCAGAGGAATGTGGAACTTGGGGAGTTAAAATTCATCTACTTCATGTTATTAAAAATACCATTTTAGAAGAACTTTATAATAGAAATGAATTAAAATTACAAAAAAAAGATGAATATGTGAAAAAAATAGTTAAAATTTTGGCAAATTTATCGTATAATATAGTTATACACAGAGTAACAGGTGATGGAGATAAAAATAGTTTAATCGGTCCACTTTGGAGTTTGAACAAAAGAGATGTTTTAAATAGTATTGATAAACTTATGAAAGAGGAAAATGTTACTCAAGGAAGTATGAAAAAATAG